The following proteins are co-located in the Rhodococcus opacus B4 genome:
- a CDS encoding penicillin-binding transpeptidase domain-containing protein, which translates to MIESVRTSTVRHSPIRPTPTRKATAGIAVLATVLSACGLFGPDQPDTVSQQFADALNSDDVQAAAALTTDPAAATAAITAMYDGLGNQDGTYTRTDVQESGENGGTFTMDVSWPFAPGQEWKYSTTGNATKEGDDWKIVWDPAVLAPGLTDDTTVRYTTTTGTPPKVLAAGGAPILEQQVVTLVNLDQGADTAAVASLLSPVAPTITAASLQQDLAGAQGKPVTAISLRAEDLAPIEPQLRQLAGVTLAPQTRLLSTDKALASPTLAGLGDLWQQGQDASAGWAVQLVGQDGSAKSVAGEQGPDAPDIATTLDLPMQMAAERALADVPQQAAIVALRPSTGEVLAVAQNAPADALGPIALTGLYPPGSTFKTVTTSAALQAGAATPDTVLPCPGTENIEGRQIPNDDNFDLGAVPLHTAFARSCNTTMGRLAVGLPPDALQKAALQFGLGVDYVTPGLTTVTGNVPIADSPAARVESAIGQGQVTASPFGMAMVAASIADGSTPAPMIVQGQRGTADKAAPAVPANVTADIRTMMRETVTGGTATALQDIPGLLGKTGTAESGSGPAHGWFVGIKDDLAFAVFVATGDSSAPAVQAAGRFLR; encoded by the coding sequence ATGATCGAGTCCGTGCGCACCTCAACCGTTCGTCACAGCCCCATCCGTCCCACCCCCACCCGGAAGGCCACCGCCGGAATCGCTGTCCTCGCGACGGTGCTCTCCGCCTGCGGACTCTTCGGGCCGGACCAACCCGACACCGTGTCGCAACAGTTCGCCGACGCCCTGAACAGCGACGACGTGCAGGCTGCCGCCGCACTCACCACCGACCCGGCCGCCGCCACCGCCGCGATCACCGCCATGTACGACGGGCTCGGAAACCAGGACGGCACGTACACCCGCACCGACGTGCAGGAGTCGGGCGAAAACGGCGGAACGTTCACGATGGACGTGTCGTGGCCGTTCGCCCCGGGGCAGGAATGGAAGTACAGCACCACCGGCAACGCCACCAAGGAAGGCGACGACTGGAAGATCGTCTGGGACCCGGCCGTGCTCGCACCCGGACTCACCGACGACACCACCGTCCGCTACACCACCACGACGGGCACCCCGCCGAAGGTCCTCGCCGCGGGTGGCGCCCCGATCCTCGAGCAACAGGTCGTCACGCTCGTCAACCTCGACCAGGGCGCCGACACCGCGGCGGTCGCGTCGTTGCTGTCGCCCGTCGCGCCGACCATCACCGCGGCCTCGCTCCAGCAGGATCTGGCCGGCGCCCAGGGCAAGCCGGTCACGGCCATCTCGTTGCGCGCCGAGGACCTGGCACCGATCGAACCGCAGTTGCGGCAACTGGCCGGCGTCACGCTCGCCCCGCAGACCAGGCTGCTCAGCACGGACAAGGCGCTGGCCTCGCCCACCCTGGCGGGGCTCGGCGACCTGTGGCAGCAGGGGCAGGACGCGTCCGCGGGCTGGGCGGTGCAACTGGTCGGGCAGGACGGCTCGGCGAAGAGCGTCGCCGGGGAACAGGGTCCCGATGCCCCCGACATCGCGACGACCCTCGACCTCCCGATGCAGATGGCCGCAGAGCGGGCGCTCGCCGACGTGCCGCAGCAGGCCGCGATCGTCGCCCTGCGACCCTCCACGGGTGAGGTGCTCGCGGTCGCGCAGAACGCCCCGGCCGACGCGCTCGGCCCGATCGCGCTCACCGGCCTGTACCCGCCGGGGTCGACGTTCAAGACGGTGACGACGTCCGCCGCGCTGCAGGCCGGTGCCGCCACCCCGGACACCGTCCTGCCCTGCCCCGGCACCGAGAACATCGAGGGCAGGCAGATCCCCAACGACGACAACTTCGACCTCGGCGCGGTCCCGCTGCACACCGCGTTCGCCCGTTCCTGCAACACCACCATGGGACGGCTCGCGGTCGGGCTGCCGCCCGACGCCCTGCAGAAGGCCGCGCTGCAGTTCGGGCTCGGCGTCGACTACGTCACGCCCGGACTGACCACCGTCACCGGCAACGTGCCGATCGCCGACAGTCCCGCCGCCCGGGTCGAGTCCGCGATCGGGCAGGGGCAGGTCACCGCGTCGCCGTTCGGCATGGCTATGGTGGCCGCATCGATCGCGGACGGTTCCACGCCGGCGCCGATGATCGTGCAGGGACAACGCGGGACCGCCGACAAGGCGGCGCCCGCCGTCCCCGCGAACGTCACCGCCGACATCCGGACGATGATGCGTGAAACTGTGACGGGAGGTACCGCGACTGCGCTGCAGGACATTCCGGGGCTGCTCGGTAAAACGGGCACGGCCGAGTCCGGAAGTGGTCCCGCTCACGGCTGGTTCGTCGGAATCAAGGACGACCTAGCATTTGCGGTCTTTGTTGCAACAGGTGACAGTTCGGCCCCTGCGGTGCAGGCTGCGGGGCGTTTTCTTCGCTAA